Within the Aeromicrobium sp. Root236 genome, the region ATCGACGTTGCGCACCACGGCCTCACGGCACTTGGCGTTGAACTCGGCGATGCCGTAGGCCTCGATGTCGGGCTTGCCGTTGAAGCCCAGCTCCTTCTCGACCGCGATCTCGACGGGCAGGCCGTGGCAGTCCCAGCCGGCCTTGCGATCGACGTGATAGCCCTGCATGGTCTTGAACCGTGGGAAGACGTCCTTGAAGACGCGGGCCTCGACATGGTGCGTGCCGGGCGTGCCGTTGGCGGTCGGGGGACCCTCGTAGAACGTCCAGCGAGGGGCGTCGTCAGGGGTGTCGAGGCTCGCTGCGAACGTGCCCTGGTCGGCCCACAGCTGGAGGATGTCGCGCTCCAGCGCCGGCAGATCGACGTGGGCGGGGACGGGGCGATAGGACGCGTGCTGGGTCACACCTTCAATTCTACGGGTGACCAGCGGCGACACGGCGGCGGTGCGAGTTGGCTTTGCCCCAGCGGGGGTCTAATCTTCGTGCATGCCAAACACCAAGCTCGCCGTTCGAGCCGACGAGAAGCCCTGGACCGCCGCCGAGACCAAGGCCGTCCGTGCCGAGCTCGAGGCCGACCTCGTGAGGTTGCGCGGTGAGCTCGACCAGTCGGCTCGCGAGCTGCAGGACCTGCTGCGTGACGGCGTCGACGGTGCCGGCAACGACCAGGCCGATGTCGGCTCCAAGGGACTCGAGCGAGACGCCGAGATGTCCCTTGCCGCCAACCAGCGCGAGCTCTTGCTGCAGACCGAGAAGGCGCTCGACCGGCTCGAGAAGGGCACCTACGGCCAGTGCGAGATGTGCGGGGAGCCGATCGGCAAGAATCGTTTGATGGCGTTCCCGCGTGCGACACTGTGCATGACATGCAAGCAGCGCGAGGAGCGTCGCTGAGCCCTGGCGACGACCACGGCCCGACCGCCACACACACGTACGTACGCCTTTTCGTGGTGGTTGCTGCCCTGACGCTCGTCGTGGACCAGGTGACCAAGGTGCTCGCGGTCGAGAAGCTGCAGGGCCGTGAGTCGATCGAGCTCATCCCGCACGTCCTGTCGTTGTCTTTCCTCCGCAACGGTGGAGCCGCACTCGGCACCGGTGCCGGTTTCACGCTCGTGCTCAGCGTCGTCGCGGTCGCGGTGTCGATCGCCGTCGCTCGCATGGCCACCCGCCTGCGCGATCGCTGGTGGGCCGTCGGGCTCGGCCTGCTGTTCGCCGGCGCTGTCGGCAACCTCTGCGACCGGATCTTCCGTGAGCCCGCGCCGCTCAAGGGCCACGTCGTCGACTTCATCGACTACGGGGTCTTCGTCGGCAACGTCGCGGACATCGCGCTGACGCTTGCCGCAGTCATCATCGTCTGGCGCACGTGGCGCGGCATCGGCCTCGACGGCAGCCGTCAGGTGAAGGCATGACGTCCGAGGACCTCGAGCACAAGGTCATCCAGGTGCCCGAAGGGCTCGCCGGCGAACGCGTCGACAGCGCCCTCGCCCGCCTGCTCGGCCTGTCCCGTACGCGCGCCAGCGAGCTCGTCGCCGACGGTCACGTGACCCTCGACGGCTTCGCGCCGGCCAAGTCCGACCGGGTCACCCCCGGCTCGATCCTCGAGGCATCGATCCCGGCGCCGCGCCGCATCGCCGTGGTGGCCGCCGAGGTCGAGGGCATGCGACTGGTGTTCCAGGACGACGACTTCGTGGTCGTCGACAAGCCCGTCGGCGTCGCCGCGCACCCCAGCGTCGGCTGGTACGGCCCCACGGTCCTCGACCACCTCGCCGGAGCGGGCATCCGGATCTCGACGTCCGGAGCGCCGGAGCGCCAGGGCATCGTGCATCGTCTCGACGTCGGCACGAGCGGCCTGATGGCCGTCGCGAAGTCCGAGCACGCCTACACCGTGCTCAAGCAGGCGTTCCG harbors:
- a CDS encoding TraR/DksA C4-type zinc finger protein, whose protein sequence is MPNTKLAVRADEKPWTAAETKAVRAELEADLVRLRGELDQSARELQDLLRDGVDGAGNDQADVGSKGLERDAEMSLAANQRELLLQTEKALDRLEKGTYGQCEMCGEPIGKNRLMAFPRATLCMTCKQREERR
- a CDS encoding signal peptidase II — protein: MQAARGASLSPGDDHGPTATHTYVRLFVVVAALTLVVDQVTKVLAVEKLQGRESIELIPHVLSLSFLRNGGAALGTGAGFTLVLSVVAVAVSIAVARMATRLRDRWWAVGLGLLFAGAVGNLCDRIFREPAPLKGHVVDFIDYGVFVGNVADIALTLAAVIIVWRTWRGIGLDGSRQVKA
- a CDS encoding RluA family pseudouridine synthase, with product MTSEDLEHKVIQVPEGLAGERVDSALARLLGLSRTRASELVADGHVTLDGFAPAKSDRVTPGSILEASIPAPRRIAVVAAEVEGMRLVFQDDDFVVVDKPVGVAAHPSVGWYGPTVLDHLAGAGIRISTSGAPERQGIVHRLDVGTSGLMAVAKSEHAYTVLKQAFRDRTVDKTYHALVQGHPDPHMGTIDAPIARHPKHDFKFTVKDGGRESVTHYDTLEAHRYASLLTIKLETGRTHQIRVHMSALHHPCVGDLMYGADPTLAKKVGLDRQWLHAKKLGFLHPRTGDYVEFDSDYPDDLNAALAVVRDLD